The Streptomyces sp. CC0208 genome window below encodes:
- a CDS encoding lysophospholipid acyltransferase family protein: MADAKVIPFDDDRSRAGAVQRPARRRSTGSRRKGPEPALVREVQPLPSAASAQDDVPVTREEQPPQPAHDEGGLERRVAAGLSFLRRRLTGDYEVDDFGYDEELTDQVLMSLLRPVYEKYFRVEVKGVENIPAEGGALIVANHSGTLPLDGLMMQVAVHDHHPADRHLRLLAADLVFMLPVVNELARKAGHTLACAEDAERLLGRGELVGVMPEGFKGIGKPFSERYKLQRFGRGGFVSTALRQRTPIIPCSIVGAEEIYPMIGNAKTLARLLGFPYFPLTPTFPWLGPLGAVPLPTKWTIQFGEPIPTDGYPPEAAEDPMLMFNLTDQVREQIQHTLYKLLVQRRSVFF, encoded by the coding sequence ATGGCGGACGCCAAGGTCATTCCGTTCGACGACGACCGGTCCCGCGCAGGGGCCGTACAGCGGCCGGCGCGGCGCCGGAGCACGGGAAGCCGGCGCAAGGGTCCCGAGCCCGCGCTGGTCCGTGAGGTCCAGCCCCTGCCCAGCGCGGCTTCCGCGCAGGATGATGTTCCCGTGACGCGTGAGGAACAGCCGCCGCAGCCGGCGCATGACGAGGGCGGCCTGGAGCGGCGTGTCGCCGCGGGCCTCAGCTTCCTGCGCCGCCGGCTCACCGGGGACTACGAGGTCGACGACTTCGGCTACGACGAGGAACTCACCGACCAGGTCCTGATGTCCCTGCTGCGGCCGGTGTACGAGAAGTACTTCCGTGTCGAGGTGAAGGGCGTCGAGAACATCCCGGCCGAGGGCGGGGCGCTGATCGTCGCCAACCACTCCGGGACGCTGCCGCTGGACGGCCTGATGATGCAGGTCGCCGTCCACGACCACCACCCCGCTGACCGGCATCTGCGGCTGCTGGCGGCGGACCTGGTGTTCATGCTGCCGGTGGTCAACGAACTCGCCCGCAAGGCCGGTCACACCCTCGCCTGCGCCGAGGACGCCGAACGGCTGCTGGGGCGCGGTGAACTGGTCGGTGTGATGCCGGAGGGCTTCAAGGGCATCGGCAAGCCCTTCAGCGAGCGCTACAAGCTCCAGCGGTTCGGCCGGGGCGGCTTCGTCTCCACGGCCCTGCGCCAGCGCACCCCGATCATTCCGTGCTCGATCGTGGGCGCGGAGGAGATCTACCCGATGATCGGCAACGCGAAGACCCTGGCCCGCTTGCTGGGCTTCCCGTACTTCCCGCTGACGCCGACGTTCCCTTGGCTGGGTCCGTTGGGGGCGGTTCCGTTGCCGACGAAGTGGACGATCCAGTTCGGCGAGCCGATCCCGACGGACGGTTATCCGCCGGAGGCCGCCGAGGACCCGATGCTGATGTTCAACCTGACCGACCAGGTGAGGGAACAGATCCAGCACACGCTCTACAAGCTGTTGGTGCAGCGGCGGTCGGTGTTCTTCTGA
- a CDS encoding redox-sensing transcriptional repressor Rex: protein MATGRTHRPATRSRGIPEATVARLPLYLRALTALSERSVPTVSSEELAAAAGVNSAKLRKDFSYLGSYGTRGVGYDVEYLVYQISRELGLTQDWPVVIVGIGNLGAALANYGGFASRGFRVAALIDADPAMAGKPVAGIPVQHSDDLEKIIEDNGVSIGVIATPAGAAQPVCDRLVAAGVTSILNFAPTVLSVPDGVDVRKVDLSIELQILAFHEQRKAGEEAAAASDGAGPVVAGRSDSADKGPDGDVPAVMPA from the coding sequence GTGGCAACTGGCCGAACTCACCGACCGGCGACCCGTAGCCGAGGGATTCCCGAGGCCACCGTCGCCAGGCTTCCGCTGTACCTCCGCGCTCTGACCGCACTGTCGGAGCGCTCGGTACCCACGGTCTCCTCCGAGGAGCTCGCGGCCGCCGCGGGGGTCAACTCCGCGAAGCTGCGCAAGGACTTCTCCTACCTGGGTTCTTACGGAACGCGCGGTGTCGGCTACGACGTCGAGTATCTCGTCTACCAGATCTCCCGTGAACTGGGGCTCACCCAGGACTGGCCGGTTGTGATCGTCGGTATCGGCAACCTCGGCGCGGCTCTCGCCAACTACGGCGGCTTCGCGTCCCGCGGATTCCGGGTCGCGGCGCTGATCGACGCCGATCCGGCGATGGCGGGCAAGCCGGTCGCGGGCATTCCGGTGCAGCACTCGGACGACCTGGAAAAGATCATCGAGGACAACGGCGTGTCGATCGGTGTCATCGCGACCCCCGCCGGTGCCGCCCAGCCGGTCTGCGACCGGCTCGTGGCCGCCGGGGTCACCTCCATCCTGAACTTCGCGCCGACCGTGCTCTCCGTGCCGGACGGCGTCGACGTGCGCAAGGTCGACCTCTCCATCGAGCTGCAGATCCTCGCCTTCCACGAGCAGCGCAAGGCCGGTGAGGAGGCCGCCGCCGCTTCCGACGGCGCCGGTCCGGTCGTCGCCGGCCGCAGCGACTCCGCCGACAAAGGGCCCGACGGGGACGTACCCGCCGTGATGCCGGCATGA
- a CDS encoding DUF5667 domain-containing protein encodes MIANVSAHRRANAFAQALEEQSDREPAAEQSEGPAPAAAEHPDPGRLLALAECLGELPRPELDPEVKVVQRAQLVAAMEAMLLEGDGAEPAVPEQRSHRAKGTHRASPLGKLRPRSRLTKGLAAGGLSVGVAAGAFGGVAAASSDALPGDSLYGLKRGIEDFKLTYLSDGDDERGVAYLDQASTRLNEARRLMERGRGGHLDHESVGEIRRALSGMQHDASEGHRLLHEAYEHDPNSLGPIQALSSFSRSHREAWGALRDRLPVQLGDVSDQVSEVFDAIDEEVAPLQSLLPEPPARGGGPGQQQGAGPTSSDTSTGSGRSKAPGGTGGSSEHTGSSSPSKSTPSGSQDDGLLGGNTGGLLDPPKDTGTATPTSPAPSADPDVTLPPLLPGLLPGLGINGEDAN; translated from the coding sequence GTGATCGCGAACGTATCGGCGCACCGGCGGGCGAACGCCTTCGCCCAGGCCCTGGAGGAGCAGTCCGACCGGGAACCGGCGGCCGAGCAGTCCGAAGGACCAGCTCCGGCCGCCGCGGAACACCCCGATCCGGGCCGTCTGTTGGCCCTCGCGGAGTGTCTCGGCGAGCTGCCCAGGCCTGAGCTGGACCCCGAGGTCAAGGTCGTCCAGCGAGCCCAGCTGGTGGCCGCGATGGAGGCCATGCTGCTGGAGGGCGACGGGGCGGAACCCGCGGTCCCCGAACAGCGCTCCCATCGGGCCAAAGGCACCCACCGGGCGAGTCCGCTCGGGAAACTGCGACCGCGTTCCCGGCTCACCAAGGGCCTGGCCGCGGGCGGCCTGAGCGTCGGAGTCGCCGCCGGAGCCTTCGGCGGAGTGGCCGCGGCCAGCTCGGACGCCCTGCCCGGGGACTCGCTGTACGGCCTCAAGCGCGGCATCGAGGACTTCAAGCTCACCTACCTGTCCGACGGGGACGACGAGCGCGGTGTCGCCTACCTCGACCAGGCCTCCACCCGGCTGAACGAGGCCCGCCGCCTGATGGAGCGCGGCCGGGGCGGTCACCTCGACCACGAGTCCGTGGGCGAGATCCGCCGCGCGCTGTCCGGCATGCAGCACGACGCCTCCGAGGGCCACCGACTGCTGCACGAGGCGTACGAGCACGACCCGAACTCCCTGGGCCCCATCCAGGCCCTCTCCAGTTTCTCGCGCTCGCACCGCGAGGCCTGGGGGGCGCTCCGCGACCGGCTGCCCGTCCAGCTCGGCGACGTCAGCGACCAGGTGTCCGAGGTCTTCGACGCCATAGACGAAGAGGTCGCGCCGCTCCAGTCCCTGCTCCCCGAACCCCCGGCCCGTGGCGGCGGACCGGGACAGCAGCAGGGCGCCGGGCCGACGTCCTCGGACACCTCGACCGGCTCGGGCCGCTCCAAGGCCCCGGGTGGCACCGGCGGCTCCTCGGAGCACACCGGCAGCAGCAGCCCGAGCAAGTCGACCCCGTCCGGCAGCCAGGACGACGGCCTGCTCGGCGGCAACACCGGCGGCCTCCTCGACCCCCCGAAGGACACCGGCACCGCCACCCCGACGTCCCCGGCCCCCTCGGCCGACCCGGACGTCACCCTCCCGCCCCTCCTCCCGGGCCTCCTGCCCGGCCTGGGCATCAACGGCGAGGACGCGAACTAG
- a CDS encoding HAD-IB family hydrolase encodes MAALGWLTPRRRSATARSVLAGEASAEAARKSSQEVEQTLGTEPESQFPVLGDDKAAAFFDLDNTVMQGAALFHFGRGLYKRKFFETRDLAKFAWQQAWFRLAGVEDPEHMQEARDSALSIVKGHRVAELQSIGEEIYDEYMAERIWPGTRALAQAHLDAGQKVWLVTAAPVEIAQVIARRLGLTGALGTVAESVDGVYTGKLVGEPLHGPAKAEAVRALAAAEGLDLSRCAAYSDSHNDIPMLSLVGHPYAINPDTKLRKHARRLDWRLRDYRTGRKAAKVGIPAAAGVGAVAGGTAAAIALHKRRR; translated from the coding sequence ATGGCCGCTCTCGGATGGCTCACTCCCCGTAGGCGCTCCGCCACGGCGCGAAGTGTGTTGGCAGGCGAGGCTTCGGCGGAGGCTGCGCGCAAGTCCTCCCAGGAGGTCGAGCAGACCCTCGGTACGGAACCGGAGTCACAGTTCCCGGTACTGGGCGACGACAAGGCCGCCGCCTTCTTCGACCTGGACAACACGGTGATGCAGGGCGCCGCCCTCTTCCACTTCGGCCGCGGCCTGTACAAACGGAAGTTCTTCGAGACCCGCGACCTCGCGAAGTTCGCCTGGCAGCAGGCGTGGTTCCGCCTGGCCGGCGTCGAGGACCCCGAACACATGCAGGAGGCCCGTGACTCGGCGCTCTCCATCGTGAAGGGCCACCGCGTCGCCGAGCTCCAGTCGATCGGCGAGGAGATCTACGACGAGTACATGGCCGAGCGCATCTGGCCGGGCACGCGCGCGCTGGCACAGGCGCACCTGGACGCCGGCCAGAAGGTGTGGCTGGTCACGGCGGCCCCGGTGGAGATCGCCCAGGTGATCGCCCGCCGCCTCGGTCTCACCGGCGCGCTCGGCACGGTGGCGGAGTCGGTGGACGGCGTCTACACGGGCAAGCTCGTCGGCGAGCCCCTGCACGGCCCCGCGAAGGCGGAGGCGGTCCGCGCCCTGGCGGCGGCGGAGGGGCTCGACCTGTCGCGCTGCGCGGCGTACAGCGACAGCCACAACGACATCCCGATGCTCTCGCTGGTGGGTCACCCCTACGCGATCAACCCGGACACCAAGCTCCGCAAGCACGCCCGCCGACTGGACTGGCGGCTGCGCGACTACCGCACGGGCCGCAAGGCGGCGAAGGTCGGCATCCCGGCGGCCGCGGGCGTGGGAGCGGTGGCGGGCGGCACGGCTGCGGCGATCGCCCTGCACAAGCGCCGCCGGTAA
- a CDS encoding NAD-dependent epimerase/dehydratase family protein — MGKVVLVTGVARQLGGRFVRRIQRDPQVDRVIAVDAVSPEHHLGGADFIQADIRQPGIARILAETAADTVVHLDVTGMALGSGSRTTVKETNVIGTMQLLGACQKSPNVQRLVVKSSTNVYGSAPRDPAVFTETTPPKSLPSGGFAKDTVEVEGYVRGFARRRPDVAVCVLRFANILGPTADTPLASYFALPVLPTVFGYDPRLQFVHEDDVIEVLRMASHEPERGTLNSGTFNIAGDGVLLLSQCSRRLGRPTVPLLLPAVTWAGSLVRTLGMTDFSPEQIRLLTHGRVVSTVQMRETLGFRPKYTTAETFADFARSQGPGLLPPEALAGAVDRIAALPPLAGSGHPPTQSAN, encoded by the coding sequence TTGGGAAAGGTCGTGCTCGTCACCGGAGTGGCCCGACAGCTGGGAGGCCGCTTCGTACGACGCATACAGCGTGACCCACAGGTGGACCGGGTGATCGCCGTGGACGCGGTGTCGCCGGAACACCATCTGGGCGGTGCCGACTTCATCCAGGCGGACATCAGGCAGCCCGGCATCGCGCGGATCCTCGCGGAGACGGCCGCCGACACGGTCGTACACCTGGATGTGACAGGGATGGCGCTCGGCAGCGGGAGCCGGACCACGGTCAAGGAGACCAATGTCATCGGCACCATGCAGCTGCTTGGTGCCTGCCAGAAGTCGCCGAACGTGCAGCGGCTGGTGGTGAAGTCCAGTACGAACGTGTACGGGTCCGCGCCCCGCGATCCCGCCGTGTTCACGGAGACCACCCCGCCCAAGTCGCTGCCCTCCGGCGGCTTCGCCAAGGACACGGTCGAGGTCGAGGGGTATGTGCGCGGCTTCGCGCGGCGACGCCCCGACGTGGCCGTGTGCGTGCTCAGGTTCGCCAACATCCTGGGGCCGACCGCGGACACCCCGCTCGCCTCGTACTTCGCGCTGCCGGTGCTGCCGACCGTGTTCGGGTACGACCCGCGGTTGCAGTTCGTGCACGAGGACGACGTGATCGAGGTGCTCAGGATGGCCTCGCACGAGCCGGAGCGGGGCACGCTGAACAGCGGAACCTTCAACATCGCGGGCGACGGGGTTCTGTTGCTGTCGCAGTGTTCCCGGCGGCTCGGCCGGCCCACCGTGCCCCTGCTGCTGCCGGCCGTCACCTGGGCCGGGTCGCTGGTGCGTACGCTGGGGATGACGGACTTCTCGCCCGAGCAGATCCGGCTGCTGACCCACGGCCGGGTCGTGTCGACGGTCCAGATGCGCGAGACGCTCGGGTTCCGGCCGAAGTACACGACGGCGGAGACCTTCGCGGACTTCGCGCGCAGCCAGGGCCCCGGGCTGCTGCCGCCGGAGGCCCTCGCGGGGGCCGTCGACCGGATCGCCGCGCTGCCGCCCCTGGCGGGCAGCGGCCACCCCCCGACGCAGAGCGCCAACTGA
- a CDS encoding glutaredoxin family protein — MSPIFGRRAARLPEERLVTLIRKPGCHLCDDAQAVIEKVCGDLGVPWEQKSIDEDPRLHDQYWEQIPVVLVDGEQHTFWRVDEGRLRQALTV, encoded by the coding sequence ATGAGTCCTATTTTCGGCCGCAGGGCGGCCAGGCTTCCCGAGGAACGGCTCGTCACGCTCATCCGCAAGCCGGGCTGTCATCTGTGTGACGACGCCCAGGCCGTGATCGAGAAGGTGTGTGGAGATCTCGGGGTTCCGTGGGAGCAGAAGAGCATTGACGAGGATCCTCGACTCCACGATCAGTACTGGGAGCAGATCCCGGTGGTCCTCGTCGACGGGGAGCAGCACACTTTCTGGCGGGTGGACGAGGGCCGCCTCCGTCAGGCCCTGACCGTTTAG
- a CDS encoding phosphatase, whose translation MLSTGALRAHLLAARLAGPVATSREESLRRYRLFAARDPRVLIGIDPEWSWNEQDLIDLMADKCGVSGNPRHRTGHDVIDPERTLAALDAFAERLAAVAQRSGAVLLGTGHPHRLLGFYAALADALSAAGCAVLTPAYGRCVDITTRFGLRTYNLQYVRGVALVRRREAESSGGEPGAHTHSPLPVRTALAAAAESGGPLPELVIGDHGWVCGAGQLGFETIGLADTDDPALFVGEAEGAVSVVVPLDDGVRSDYYRPLTRYVLNRACLSQ comes from the coding sequence GTGTTGAGCACCGGCGCCCTCCGCGCCCATCTGCTGGCCGCTCGTCTGGCCGGGCCCGTGGCCACCTCCCGGGAGGAGAGTCTGCGGAGGTATCGGTTGTTCGCGGCTCGGGATCCGAGAGTGCTGATCGGGATTGATCCCGAATGGTCCTGGAATGAGCAGGATCTGATCGATCTCATGGCTGACAAGTGCGGGGTTTCGGGCAATCCTCGACATAGAACTGGCCATGATGTGATCGATCCTGAGCGGACACTCGCCGCGCTCGACGCCTTCGCGGAGCGGCTCGCGGCAGTTGCCCAGCGCAGCGGGGCCGTGCTCCTCGGCACCGGTCATCCGCACCGACTGCTCGGGTTCTACGCCGCCCTCGCGGACGCCCTCTCGGCGGCGGGGTGTGCCGTCCTCACCCCTGCGTATGGTCGCTGTGTCGACATAACGACCCGGTTCGGTCTACGCACGTACAACCTTCAGTACGTACGGGGAGTCGCGCTCGTGCGGCGACGGGAGGCGGAGAGCTCCGGTGGTGAGCCGGGCGCACACACGCATTCACCGCTCCCGGTTCGTACCGCGCTGGCGGCCGCGGCAGAGAGTGGCGGGCCGCTTCCCGAGCTCGTGATCGGGGATCACGGATGGGTCTGCGGAGCAGGTCAGCTGGGGTTTGAGACCATTGGGCTCGCGGATACGGATGACCCCGCGCTCTTTGTGGGGGAGGCCGAGGGGGCCGTGTCCGTCGTCGTTCCACTTGATGACGGTGTGCGGTCTGATTACTACCGGCCGCTGACCCGCTACGTACTCAATCGAGCGTGTCTGTCACAGTAG
- a CDS encoding AURKAIP1/COX24 domain-containing protein → MGSVIKKRRKRMAKKKHRKLLKRTRVQRRNKK, encoded by the coding sequence GTGGGCTCTGTTATTAAGAAGCGGCGCAAGCGGATGGCCAAGAAGAAGCACCGCAAGCTGCTCAAGCGCACGCGCGTTCAGCGTCGCAACAAGAAGTAA
- the hemC gene encoding hydroxymethylbilane synthase: MSTKALRLGTRRSKLALAQSGRVAEAVSQVTGRPVELVEITTYGDVSKEALAQIGGTGVFVTALREALLKGEVDFAVHSLKDLPTGQPDELVLAALPEREDPRDVIVARDALKFTDLPPGARIGTGSPRRTAQLNAYARAHGLDIETVAIRGNIDTRMRFVRDGELDAVVLAAAGLQRIGRIDEVTDFLSVDTVLPAPGQGALAIECTADNADLIAALGELDDPFTRVAVTAERSLLAALEAGCSAPVGALADLLADGQIVKEMRLRGVVGTTDGSRMVQLSTTGPVPETYDQAMALGRELAAEMLAQGAAGLMGERAQ, translated from the coding sequence ATGAGTACCAAGGCGCTACGGCTCGGGACCAGGCGGAGCAAACTCGCCCTGGCCCAGTCCGGGCGGGTGGCGGAAGCCGTGAGCCAGGTGACCGGGCGGCCCGTCGAGCTCGTGGAGATCACCACGTACGGCGATGTATCCAAGGAGGCGCTCGCGCAGATCGGCGGCACCGGTGTCTTCGTGACCGCGCTGCGCGAGGCCCTGCTCAAGGGCGAGGTCGACTTCGCGGTGCACTCGCTGAAGGACCTGCCGACCGGGCAGCCGGACGAGCTGGTGCTGGCCGCGCTCCCCGAGCGCGAGGACCCGCGGGACGTGATCGTCGCCCGGGACGCCCTGAAGTTCACCGACCTGCCCCCGGGCGCCCGCATCGGTACCGGTTCGCCCCGGCGGACCGCGCAGCTGAACGCGTACGCCCGCGCGCACGGACTTGATATCGAGACGGTTGCGATCCGGGGGAACATCGACACCCGGATGCGGTTCGTGCGCGATGGTGAGCTGGATGCGGTGGTGCTGGCAGCCGCTGGGCTGCAGCGCATCGGCCGGATCGACGAAGTGACCGATTTCCTCTCGGTCGACACGGTTTTGCCCGCTCCCGGCCAGGGAGCACTCGCGATCGAGTGCACCGCGGACAACGCGGACCTGATCGCAGCGCTCGGCGAGCTCGACGACCCGTTCACACGGGTCGCCGTGACCGCCGAGCGGTCACTGCTCGCCGCCCTGGAGGCCGGCTGCTCCGCCCCTGTGGGCGCGCTGGCCGACCTGCTGGCCGACGGGCAGATTGTCAAGGAAATGCGCCTGCGAGGCGTCGTCGGCACCACCGACGGCTCGCGCATGGTGCAGTTGTCCACCACCGGTCCCGTGCCCGAGACGTACGACCAGGCAATGGCGCTCGGCCGTGAACTCGCGGCCGAGATGCTTGCCCAGGGCGCGGCCGGTCTGATGGGGGAGCGAGCACAGTGA
- a CDS encoding helix-turn-helix domain-containing protein, with translation MAAEQRPLSEVQFLTVAEVASVMRVSKMTVYRLVHSGHLPAIRVGRSFRVPENAVHEYLRESYVGVETA, from the coding sequence ATGGCTGCTGAACAGAGGCCTCTGAGTGAGGTTCAGTTCCTTACCGTGGCGGAAGTCGCCTCGGTGATGCGAGTGTCGAAGATGACCGTGTACCGGCTGGTGCACAGCGGTCATCTGCCCGCGATCAGGGTGGGACGGTCCTTCCGTGTCCCCGAGAACGCGGTTCACGAGTACCTCCGCGAGAGCTATGTGGGGGTGGAGACGGCCTGA
- a CDS encoding glutamyl-tRNA reductase yields MSLLVVGLSHRSAPVSVLERAALHADAQMKLLQDTVAAEPAAEAAVLATCNRIELYADVDKFHAGVAELSTLLAQHSGVGLDELTPYLYVHYEDRAVHHLFSVACGLDSMVVGEGQILGQIKDSLARAQELHTAGRLLNDLFQQALRVGKRAHSETGIDRAGQSLVTFGLEQLASGTAVQDWALGKKALVIGAGSMSSLAAATLARVGVAEIVVANRTAERAERLAEILNDAADSDVLARAVPMASVSDELTRADVVVSCTGATGLVLSAEAVAAGRGLDPQPGAGEVPSRFGSGAAQAARLPADHGTEENCPLDLPPMPATAGFSVLGEAAVAGMAASELEQHAAWVDNAPRPQGSVAVVDPVQEADAIAALAATAAALGRVPERRRPEPVAEIPRPTPSLFLLDLAMPRDIDPAVHRLGGVRLVDIESLAEASADAPMAADVDQVRRIVADEVAAFGAALRAAHITPTVVALRTMAADVVAGEIARLDGRLPGLDDKQRSEITQTVRRVVDKLLHAPTVRVKQLAAEPGGAGYADALRTLFDLDPETVAAVSRAEDSTTDEKDRGSS; encoded by the coding sequence ATGAGTCTCCTCGTCGTCGGGCTGAGCCACCGCAGCGCGCCGGTCAGCGTGCTGGAGCGGGCGGCACTGCATGCCGATGCGCAGATGAAGTTGCTCCAGGACACCGTCGCCGCGGAGCCGGCCGCGGAGGCCGCGGTGCTCGCGACCTGCAACCGGATCGAGCTGTACGCCGACGTGGACAAGTTCCACGCGGGTGTGGCCGAGTTGTCCACGCTGCTCGCCCAGCACAGCGGGGTGGGGCTGGACGAGCTCACTCCCTATCTCTACGTGCACTACGAGGACCGGGCCGTCCATCACCTGTTCTCGGTGGCCTGCGGGCTCGACTCCATGGTCGTCGGGGAGGGGCAGATCCTCGGGCAGATCAAGGACTCCCTGGCCCGGGCGCAGGAGTTGCACACCGCCGGGCGGCTGCTGAACGACCTGTTCCAGCAGGCGCTGCGGGTCGGGAAGCGGGCGCACTCCGAGACGGGGATCGATCGCGCCGGGCAGTCGCTGGTGACGTTCGGGCTGGAGCAGTTGGCTTCCGGTACGGCGGTGCAGGACTGGGCGCTCGGCAAGAAGGCGCTGGTCATCGGGGCCGGGTCCATGTCCTCGCTGGCCGCGGCGACGCTGGCGCGGGTCGGGGTGGCGGAGATCGTGGTCGCCAACCGGACCGCTGAGCGGGCCGAGCGGCTTGCGGAGATCCTCAATGACGCGGCCGACTCGGACGTGCTGGCCCGTGCGGTACCGATGGCTTCGGTGTCGGACGAGCTGACACGTGCCGATGTCGTGGTGTCGTGCACGGGGGCCACCGGGCTTGTTCTGTCGGCTGAGGCTGTTGCCGCCGGGCGGGGGCTGGACCCGCAGCCCGGCGCCGGCGAGGTGCCGTCCCGCTTCGGGTCGGGAGCCGCCCAGGCGGCACGACTGCCCGCGGACCACGGGACGGAGGAAAACTGTCCTCTGGACCTGCCTCCGATGCCCGCCACCGCCGGGTTCTCCGTGCTCGGGGAAGCCGCCGTCGCCGGGATGGCCGCTTCCGAGCTGGAGCAGCACGCCGCCTGGGTGGACAACGCGCCTCGACCGCAGGGGTCCGTGGCCGTCGTCGATCCCGTGCAGGAGGCCGACGCCATCGCCGCGCTCGCGGCCACCGCCGCTGCCCTCGGGCGGGTTCCCGAGCGGCGCAGGCCCGAGCCCGTCGCCGAGATCCCGCGGCCGACCCCCTCGCTCTTCCTGCTCGACCTCGCCATGCCCCGGGACATCGACCCCGCCGTGCACCGGCTGGGCGGCGTGCGGCTCGTCGACATCGAGTCGCTCGCCGAGGCTTCGGCGGACGCTCCCATGGCGGCCGACGTCGACCAGGTCCGCCGTATCGTCGCCGACGAGGTCGCCGCCTTCGGGGCGGCGCTGCGGGCCGCGCACATCACACCGACCGTGGTCGCGCTGCGGACCATGGCCGCCGACGTCGTCGCCGGTGAGATCGCCCGGCTCGACGGGCGGCTGCCGGGTCTCGACGACAAGCAGCGCAGTGAGATCACGCAGACCGTGCGGCGGGTGGTCGACAAGCTGCTGCACGCGCCGACCGTACGGGTCAAGCAGCTCGCTGCCGAGCCCGGCGGTGCCGGGTACGCGGACGCGCTGCGGACCTTGTTCGACCTCGACCCCGAGACGGTGGCCGCCGTCTCCCGCGCCGAGGACAGCACCACCGATGAGAAAGACCGAGGCTCGTCATGA
- a CDS encoding ECF subfamily RNA polymerase sigma factor, BldN family — translation MYPHVGVDASGLATLRATVLDLLRGFVPTAYAVPALAVAAAPVGPCYALADGSAAVGRRGRSTGAAPARRPAADSDSARMMDLVERAQAGEADAFGRLYDQYSDTVYRYIYYRVGGKATAEDLTSETFLRALRRIGTFTWQGRDFGAWLVTIARNLVADHFKSSRFRLEITTGEMLDANEVERSPEDSVLESLSNAALLDAVRRLNPQQQECVTLRFLQGLSVAETARVMGKNEGAIKTLQYRAVRTLARLLPDDAR, via the coding sequence GTGTACCCACACGTCGGGGTTGACGCCTCGGGCCTGGCTACGCTGCGCGCAACGGTCCTCGACCTGTTGCGCGGCTTCGTCCCCACCGCGTACGCCGTCCCCGCCCTCGCCGTAGCCGCGGCACCGGTCGGCCCGTGCTATGCACTGGCCGACGGTTCCGCGGCCGTCGGCAGACGAGGGCGTTCGACCGGTGCCGCACCGGCCCGCCGTCCCGCCGCGGACAGCGACAGCGCCCGCATGATGGACCTGGTCGAACGCGCCCAGGCCGGCGAGGCCGACGCTTTCGGCCGCCTGTACGACCAGTACAGCGACACGGTGTACCGGTACATCTATTACCGGGTAGGAGGTAAGGCCACCGCCGAGGACCTGACGAGCGAGACGTTCCTGCGTGCGCTCAGAAGGATCGGCACCTTCACATGGCAGGGCCGCGACTTCGGCGCCTGGCTCGTCACCATCGCGCGCAACCTCGTCGCAGACCACTTCAAGTCGAGCCGGTTCCGACTGGAGATCACCACCGGCGAGATGCTCGACGCCAACGAGGTCGAGCGCTCACCCGAGGACTCCGTCCTGGAGTCCCTCTCCAACGCCGCGCTGCTGGACGCCGTCCGCCGGCTCAACCCCCAGCAGCAGGAGTGCGTGACCCTCCGCTTCCTCCAGGGCCTCTCCGTCGCCGAGACCGCCCGGGTGATGGGCAAGAACGAGGGCGCCATCAAAACCCTCCAGTACCGGGCCGTCCGCACCCTGGCCCGACTCCTCCCGGACGACGCCCGCTGA